A single Kryptolebias marmoratus isolate JLee-2015 linkage group LG16, ASM164957v2, whole genome shotgun sequence DNA region contains:
- the tmem106ba gene encoding transmembrane protein 106Ba — MGKAQSRLAKHKDESQDALTAAGEFRDGHTEEDGKNGDVSQFPYVEFTGRDSVTCPTCQGTGRIPRGQENQLVALIPYSDQRLRPSRTKLYVTISVALCLLLSGLAVFFLFPRSIDVTYVGIKSAYVSYDQEKRIVYLTITNTLNITNNNYYSISVTNITAQVQFSKTVIGKTKFNNTTVISPLDERQLDYTVPTVIADEMSYMFDYCTLPTIKVHNIVVMMQVTVTTSYFGHTEQVSQEMYQYVDCGGNTTYLHGHVQVYQ, encoded by the exons atggGCAAGGCCCAGTCACGCCTGGCCAAACACAAAGACGAGAGTCAGGACGCGCTGACGGCTGCCGGCGAGTTCAGAGACGGTCACACGGAGGAGGACGGGAAGAATGGAGACGTCTCCCAGTTCCCCTACGTGGAGTTCACCGGACGGGACAGCGTCACGTGTCCGACCTGCCAGGGCACTGGCAGGATCCCCCGAG GTCAGGAGAACCAGCTCGTGGCTCTGATTCCGTACAGCGACCAGAGGCTCAGGCCAAGCAGGAC AAAGCTGTATGTCACCATATCAGTGGCTCTTTGCCTGCTGCTGTCTGGTCTGGCTGTGTTCTTCCTCTTCCCTCGCTCCATTGATGTCACCTATGTGGGAATAAAGTCTGCCTACGTTTCCTACGACCAGGAGAAGCGGATCGTCTATCTCACCATTACA AACACTCTGAACATCACCAACAACAACTACTACTCCATATCGGTGACCAACATCACAGCACAGGTTCAGTTCTCCAAGACGGTGATAGGAAAGACCAAGTTTAACAACACCACGGTGATCTCGCCACTGGATGAGCGACAG CTTGACTACACAGTCCCCACCGTCATCGCTGACGAGATGAGTTACATGTT tgACTACTGCACTTTGCCAACAATCAAAGTTCACAACATCGTGGTCATGATGCA GGTGACGGTGACGACGTCGTACTTTGGCCACACGGAGCAGGTCTCTCAAGAAATGTACCAGTATGTGGACTGTGGGGGGAACACCACTTACCTGCACGGTCACGTGCAGGTCTACCAGTAA